The Corynebacterium freiburgense region AATGGCTGCAATACCGCCTCCTCCAGATACTGCTCGAAAGGCATTTCAGTTTCCTGGGCAATAGCAGCCGCCAAAATCTCAAACCCAGCCGAAGAATATATGCGGCGTTCCCGTACGCCTCGCTCCGGCGTAGCAGACGCAAACCCCACACCTGAACTATGCGCCAACAAATCCCTTACCGTGGCCCCAGGAGGCCCCAATGGCGTCTCTAAATCGAATACGCCTTCCTCCACAGCAATCAATGCCGCATAGGCAACCACAGGCTTGGTCACACTCGCTAGCTCAAAAACTCGATCAATATCCCCCTCAAAAGCAATGGAGCTGCCTAATACAGCAGCTCCAGCATGATCAACGGGCCAATCACGAAGATACTCCATGACCCCAGATTCTACTTGGCGGCAAAAGCCTCCTCATCCATAATCCCTTCGCGCTTAGCAACCACCGCCGGCACCAATGCCTGACCAGTAACATTCACTGCAGTACGGCCCATATCCACAATCGGCTCAACAGCAAGCAGCAAACCAACACCCTCCAATGGCAAGCCCAAAGTAGAAAGCGTTAATGTAAGCATGACCGTTGCGCCAGTAGTACCTGCAGTAGCCGCAGAACCAATCACTGACACAAAAATAATCAATAGATAATGCGTAATATTCAGCGGCACATCATAAAACTCCGCAACGAAAATTGCCGCAATCGCAGGATAAATCGCAGCGCAACCATCCATTTTCGTGGTAGCGCCTAACGGCACCGCAAACGAAGCATATGCACGAGGAACCCCTAGCTTTTCAACCGTAGTCCGCTCAGTGACGGGCATAACACCCATAGATGACCGTGTAGCAAAACCAAGAGAAGTAACCGGCCACACATGCGCAAAGAATCGCCGCACACTCAACCCATTAAACTTCAGTACCAGCGGATAAATAACGCCAATAACCAGCGCCAATCCAATATAAATCGCAAGCACAAACGTACCTAGCGAGCTTAAAGCTTCCCAGCCATATACCGCCACAGCCTTGGCAATCAATGCGGCAGTACCAATAGGCGCCAAGCGAATAATCCACCACAGCACCTTTTGAATAATTTCCAGCACACTGGACGCAACATTTAATACCGGATCGGCTTTCTCACCGACCTTTACTGCAGCAATACCAAACGCAATGGAAATCAA contains the following coding sequences:
- a CDS encoding dicarboxylate/amino acid:cation symporter, coding for MTALATKPIPRQSTFTSFGAQVIYGLIIGLILGFIARSQAWLVPIVSEVGSAYVSLLKVLVPPLVVTAVITSIANLRQVTNAARLAWKTLVWFALTAFVSVLVGIGVGTVLQPGRNTAVDASTADAPTSVGSWAAFLQGIVPSNIFGLQVGIKESADGLSASPNFDVLQLLLISIAFGIAAVKVGEKADPVLNVASSVLEIIQKVLWWIIRLAPIGTAALIAKAVAVYGWEALSSLGTFVLAIYIGLALVIGVIYPLVLKFNGLSVRRFFAHVWPVTSLGFATRSSMGVMPVTERTTVEKLGVPRAYASFAVPLGATTKMDGCAAIYPAIAAIFVAEFYDVPLNITHYLLIIFVSVIGSAATAGTTGATVMLTLTLSTLGLPLEGVGLLLAVEPIVDMGRTAVNVTGQALVPAVVAKREGIMDEEAFAAK